The region CTtctgaaaaatgtttttaatttgaaCGGCACCTGGCCTCTGTGAAATGCCATAATTCAATATTAGGGTGCTTGCAATTCATTGATCTTGAGCAAGGTGGTATGCACCGTGGGCCTGCAGGATAGCGTTGGAGCTTTGAGTGTGCTACACGCGTGTGTGCACATACACACGGAGATAGATATAGCCAGGCAATGTCAAATGCCaggaaatgtattataattCTTTGTGCTACTTTTACTGTCTGACCGAGCTCAGCATTTCCTTTTATGGATCGTAAATAAGTCTTATATGGCACTGTTGTAACCACCGGTTCCTCTAGCGAACAATGTTCCATCAGTTTCCAGAAGTCATGTGCATCTCAAATGCTTTAGAAGATCTACATAGACTGCTAAGCATTGCAGAATTCAAATAATGTCAGTTTCTCGCCATTATACATGCACATTCCTAATTCCTAGTATCCCACAACCTTATTCCTCTTGTTTGTGCCATGAATATTACAGCAGATCTTGTACACTATATTCTATTTAAAGGTGTATCACAAGGGTGACTTtaaactgtattgcttttcaTTATAGGGGTTAGTTTCAAAATGTCTGGAAGAGAATAGCAGGCATTATTAAGtgaaatgacacattttctcAAAGCATTTTATGTGCAACAGTGCTGCAGAATGTGCTGTCCAAATACATTGCAATAATGATTCTTGTGGACAGATTCAGCAGCATTTTACAAATCCCCAGTCCAATTATGTTAACAATCACCGCTGATACAGCTGATATGTTTGAGTGACCTGTAATTGCAatttgacaaaattatattttgtactTTATTGATAGAAGAAAGTGGGAAAGATGGGAGGAGAGAGTGCAACCTGAAGGCCCTTTTTGGTCAGAATCAAACCCTTGCTGCAGTTGTATATGTTTACCAGAGGCAACAGCATAGAGGCAAACTCTTCAAgtatatcattaaaaaaaaatctgataagtcctttctgtctttcttctttcttcatAGGTAACCAATAGGATGGGGGCCGGGGAAGCAAGTGGGCACAGCTACCTGGTGGCTTGCTGGCAGCCCATTCTAATTCTTATGCTGGGCACTGTACTGTCTGGTTCCACCACAGGCTGTCCATCCCGCTGCGAGTGCAATGCTCAGGAGCGTTCAGTTATGTGCCACCGCAAGAAGCTTATGTCCGTCCCCGAGGGTATCCCCACAGAAACACGACTGCTGGACCTCAGCAAGAACCGAATTAAAACCATCAACTCAGACGAGTTTGCTGCCTACCCCTatctggaggagctggagctCAATGAGAACAGCCTTTCAGCCATTGAGCCTGGCGCCTTCAACAACCTGTATGGCCTGCGGACATTGGGGCTGCGCAGCAACAAGCTCAAACTAATCCAGCTGGGTGTGTTCACGGGCCTAAGCAACCTTACCCAGCTGGACATCAGCGAGAACAAGATAGTTATTCTGCTGGACAACGTGTTTGAGGACTTGAACAACCTACGCTCCCTGGAGGTAGGCGATAATGACCTGGTGTTCATCTCCCACCGGGccttccatggcctcaccaGCTTGGAGCAGCTAACTTTGGAGAAGTGCAACCTAACTTCAGTGCCAACTGAGGCCATCACTCAACTCCACAGTCTGATCTTTCTCCGGTTGCGCCACCTTAACATTAATGTTATTAAGGATTACTCCTTCAAAAGGCTGTCCAGGCTCAAAGTGCTGGAGATCGCCAACTGGCCCTACCTGGACACCATGACCTCCAATTGCCTCTATGGACTAAACCTCACCTCGCTGACCATCACCAATGGCAACCTGACTTCTATCCCCTATGTGGCTCTTCGGCACTTAGTCTATTTAAGGTTTTTGAATCTGTCCTATAACCCCATCCACACCATTGAGGGGAATAAGCTCCACGATCTTTTGAGGCTCCAACAGTTTCATCTGGTAGGGGGCAGGCTGGCTATGATTGAGCCCTACTCTTTCCGAGGTCTAAACTATTTGAAGATCCTCAATGTGTCTGGAAATGCCTTGACCACCTTGGAGGAGTCTGCATTTCACTCGGTAGGCAACCTGGAGACTCTGGCACTGTATGACAACCCCTTGGCCTGTGACTGTCGGCTGCTGTGGGTGTTCCGAAGACGCTGGAGGCTTAACTTCAACCGGCAGCAACCCACCTGTGCGTCACCTGAGTTCGTACAGGGAAAAGAGTTTAAAGATTTCCCGGACATCCTACAACCCAACTACTTCACATGTCGCAAGTCCAGGATTGAAGACCGCAAGGCGCAGCAGAAATTTGTGGACGAGGGAACTACTGTTCAATTTGACTGTCGCGCAGATGGTGATCCAGCCCCAGTCATTATGTGGCTCTCCCCGCAGAAGCAGTTCATTACGACCAAAACCATTGGGCGACatacagtattccctgatggcaaaCTTGAGGTACGCTATGCCCAGATCCAGGATAATGGCACATATGTGTGTATAGCCAGCAACGCCGGTGGCAACGACACATCTCTCGCTCACCTGCATGTCCACAGCTACTCTCCAGACTGGCCCCACCAACCGAACAAGACATTCGCCTTCATCTCCAACCAACCCAATGAGAATGGTGCCAATGGTACGCGAACCAACATCCCCTTCCCATTCGACATCAAGACCTTGATCATTGCCACCACTATGGG is a window of Esox lucius isolate fEsoLuc1 chromosome 19, fEsoLuc1.pri, whole genome shotgun sequence DNA encoding:
- the lingo1a gene encoding leucine-rich repeat and immunoglobulin-like domain-containing nogo receptor-interacting protein 1 isoform X1; this encodes MEVTNRMGAGEASGHSYLVACWQPILILMLGTVLSGSTTGCPSRCECNAQERSVMCHRKKLMSVPEGIPTETRLLDLSKNRIKTINSDEFAAYPYLEELELNENSLSAIEPGAFNNLYGLRTLGLRSNKLKLIQLGVFTGLSNLTQLDISENKIVILLDNVFEDLNNLRSLEVGDNDLVFISHRAFHGLTSLEQLTLEKCNLTSVPTEAITQLHSLIFLRLRHLNINVIKDYSFKRLSRLKVLEIANWPYLDTMTSNCLYGLNLTSLTITNGNLTSIPYVALRHLVYLRFLNLSYNPIHTIEGNKLHDLLRLQQFHLVGGRLAMIEPYSFRGLNYLKILNVSGNALTTLEESAFHSVGNLETLALYDNPLACDCRLLWVFRRRWRLNFNRQQPTCASPEFVQGKEFKDFPDILQPNYFTCRKSRIEDRKAQQKFVDEGTTVQFDCRADGDPAPVIMWLSPQKQFITTKTIGRHTVFPDGKLEVRYAQIQDNGTYVCIASNAGGNDTSLAHLHVHSYSPDWPHQPNKTFAFISNQPNENGANGTRTNIPFPFDIKTLIIATTMGFISFLGVVLFCLVLLFLWSRGKGNTKHNIEIEYVPRKSDAGMSGSTADAPRKFNMKMI
- the lingo1a gene encoding leucine-rich repeat and immunoglobulin-like domain-containing nogo receptor-interacting protein 1 isoform X2, with the protein product MGAGEASGHSYLVACWQPILILMLGTVLSGSTTGCPSRCECNAQERSVMCHRKKLMSVPEGIPTETRLLDLSKNRIKTINSDEFAAYPYLEELELNENSLSAIEPGAFNNLYGLRTLGLRSNKLKLIQLGVFTGLSNLTQLDISENKIVILLDNVFEDLNNLRSLEVGDNDLVFISHRAFHGLTSLEQLTLEKCNLTSVPTEAITQLHSLIFLRLRHLNINVIKDYSFKRLSRLKVLEIANWPYLDTMTSNCLYGLNLTSLTITNGNLTSIPYVALRHLVYLRFLNLSYNPIHTIEGNKLHDLLRLQQFHLVGGRLAMIEPYSFRGLNYLKILNVSGNALTTLEESAFHSVGNLETLALYDNPLACDCRLLWVFRRRWRLNFNRQQPTCASPEFVQGKEFKDFPDILQPNYFTCRKSRIEDRKAQQKFVDEGTTVQFDCRADGDPAPVIMWLSPQKQFITTKTIGRHTVFPDGKLEVRYAQIQDNGTYVCIASNAGGNDTSLAHLHVHSYSPDWPHQPNKTFAFISNQPNENGANGTRTNIPFPFDIKTLIIATTMGFISFLGVVLFCLVLLFLWSRGKGNTKHNIEIEYVPRKSDAGMSGSTADAPRKFNMKMI